A DNA window from Maribellus comscasis contains the following coding sequences:
- a CDS encoding cold-shock protein, translated as MNKGTIKFFNETKGFGFIKDANSEKEYFVHSSGLIDFVKETDEVSFELQQGQRGLNAVNVKRV; from the coding sequence ATGAATAAAGGAACAATTAAGTTTTTTAATGAAACAAAAGGATTTGGTTTTATCAAAGATGCAAATTCTGAAAAAGAGTATTTTGTCCATTCATCAGGACTGATAGATTTTGTGAAGGAAACCGATGAAGTAAGCTTTGAGTTACAACAGGGACAAAGAGGATTAAATGCCGTAAATGTTAAACGAGTTTAA
- a CDS encoding RNA-binding domain-containing protein gives MIEQIRQILKEGEGITIEFKTSRNELNKNTFESICAFLNRKGGHLLLGVTDDGTVEGVDETQVQQLVDRLVTSMNNPQKLSPTIYLIPEVIELDGKKIIYLNIPESSQVHSTAGKIFDRNSDGDFNITGNHSLVEQLYLRKSNSFTESGIYKFLSLEDFRPDLIARVRKLVSVRTPGHPWESMNNAEILRSAKLYRKDFKTGEEGFILAAVLLFGKDEVIQSILPAYKTDALVRIVNTDRYDDRLEVRTNLIESYDLLMNFIRKHLPDPFFLENDQRISLRDKIFREVIANTLVHREFLNSFPSRLVIEKSKVDIENWNKPYIPGTINPDNFYTHPKNPIILEVFKQIGRADELGSGVRNVFKYGKLYGGTEPVFVEKDIFKTTVSLPSLTPSKGKLINDTENIPNDTGGVRNDTDAVKNDTDIIFTRINDAVNDTVNDAVILKIRLRMAKIIKILTDSPGLKPSELSERLDVSEVTIKRDIQKIKKLVVYKGGQKDGGYYLTSGAIEKIGL, from the coding sequence ATGATTGAGCAAATACGCCAAATATTAAAAGAAGGAGAAGGGATAACGATCGAGTTTAAAACCTCGCGAAATGAGCTCAACAAGAATACATTTGAAAGTATTTGTGCTTTCTTAAACAGGAAGGGTGGTCATTTACTTTTGGGAGTAACTGACGACGGAACAGTTGAAGGTGTTGATGAAACACAGGTTCAACAACTGGTTGACCGGTTGGTAACCTCGATGAACAATCCCCAGAAGCTTTCACCAACGATTTATCTTATTCCTGAAGTTATAGAACTGGATGGAAAGAAGATCATCTATCTGAACATTCCCGAAAGTTCACAGGTACATTCTACAGCCGGGAAAATATTTGACCGGAACAGCGACGGTGATTTCAATATCACCGGTAATCACAGCCTGGTGGAACAGTTATACCTGCGCAAGTCAAATAGTTTTACGGAGTCTGGTATTTATAAATTTCTGTCATTGGAAGACTTTCGTCCCGACCTGATTGCCAGAGTTAGGAAGCTGGTTTCAGTGCGTACTCCCGGTCACCCCTGGGAAAGTATGAATAATGCAGAGATCCTTCGTAGCGCCAAGCTATACCGGAAAGATTTCAAAACCGGTGAAGAGGGTTTTATTCTGGCTGCTGTACTTTTATTTGGGAAAGATGAAGTTATTCAAAGTATTCTGCCGGCGTATAAAACTGATGCTTTAGTAAGGATTGTAAACACAGATCGTTATGACGACCGCCTGGAAGTAAGAACCAATCTCATTGAGAGTTATGACCTTTTAATGAATTTTATCCGTAAACATTTGCCAGATCCGTTTTTTCTGGAAAATGACCAGCGGATAAGCCTGCGTGATAAAATTTTCAGGGAAGTGATTGCCAACACTCTGGTTCATCGAGAATTTTTGAATTCTTTTCCTTCCAGGTTGGTTATTGAGAAAAGCAAGGTAGATATTGAAAACTGGAACAAACCCTATATTCCGGGAACTATTAATCCTGATAATTTCTATACCCATCCTAAAAATCCGATTATTCTTGAGGTATTTAAACAAATAGGACGGGCTGACGAACTTGGTTCTGGCGTTAGAAATGTTTTTAAATATGGGAAACTTTATGGAGGTACAGAACCTGTTTTTGTTGAAAAAGACATTTTTAAAACTACTGTATCACTACCTTCTTTAACACCTAGTAAAGGAAAGCTTATAAATGATACTGAAAATATTCCAAATGATACTGGAGGAGTGAGAAATGATACTGATGCCGTTAAAAATGATACTGATATTATTTTTACCAGAATAAATGATGCAGTTAATGATACTGTAAATGATGCCGTAATTCTGAAAATAAGACTCCGTATGGCTAAGATCATTAAAATATTAACCGATTCTCCTGGATTAAAACCATCCGAACTGTCGGAAAGGCTTGATGTATCAGAAGTAACCATAAAAAGAGATATTCAAAAGATTAAAAAATTGGTTGTTTACAAGGGAGGACAAAAAGATGGGGGCTATTATCTAACCTCTGGAGCGATTGAAAAAATCGGATTATGA
- a CDS encoding cold-shock protein, with product MVMLKGRVENFNKNKSYGFIKDTISGEKYFFYVTDAFPDINEGIIVSFELDSGDRGTIAITIRPVQ from the coding sequence ATGGTAATGTTGAAAGGTCGTGTAGAGAATTTTAATAAAAACAAAAGTTACGGCTTTATTAAAGACACCATCAGTGGCGAAAAATACTTTTTTTATGTTACCGATGCTTTTCCCGATATAAACGAAGGAATCATCGTTTCTTTTGAACTGGATAGTGGAGACCGGGGAACGATTGCTATAACAATCAGGCCGGTTCAATAA
- a CDS encoding RNA recognition motif domain-containing protein yields MNIYVSNLSYNTTSESLKELFAESGEVTSANVIMDKFTGDSRGFGFVEMPNETEGQKAIEELNETEFEGKTINVNVARPRTDRNSGGQNNRGGGGFNRRRY; encoded by the coding sequence ATGAATATTTATGTTTCAAATCTAAGCTACAACACAACAAGTGAAAGCTTAAAAGAATTATTTGCGGAATCTGGAGAAGTAACATCCGCAAACGTTATTATGGACAAATTCACAGGAGATTCTCGTGGTTTCGGGTTTGTCGAAATGCCTAATGAAACTGAGGGACAAAAGGCCATTGAAGAATTGAACGAAACCGAGTTTGAAGGCAAAACGATTAATGTAAATGTTGCCCGTCCCAGAACCGATAGAAACAGTGGCGGTCAAAACAATCGAGGTGGCGGAGGATTTAATAGAAGACGTTATTAA
- a CDS encoding OB-fold nucleic acid binding domain-containing protein, producing MFVGTPSQSEEEGLTELPVMTAGEHMIQDYASTSLSLKAHPVSFFRTRLEQLQVTPASELSKMKNGQFVKVCGLITVRQRPSTASGVLFITIEDETGFANLVVWFTIFEKYRKVILQSRLLMVAGKLQIEGEVIHVVVNACFNMNELMVPDTGGRNIGSVRKPMDIGKKNGGETVQGELFPSRDFK from the coding sequence ATGTTTGTTGGTACACCTTCGCAAAGTGAAGAAGAAGGGCTTACTGAGCTACCAGTCATGACAGCCGGAGAACATATGATCCAGGATTATGCCAGCACTTCGTTGTCTTTGAAAGCCCATCCGGTCAGCTTTTTCAGAACAAGGCTGGAGCAACTGCAGGTTACGCCTGCTTCGGAATTAAGTAAAATGAAAAACGGACAGTTCGTCAAAGTTTGTGGGTTGATAACAGTCAGGCAACGCCCTAGTACAGCCAGCGGTGTGCTGTTTATCACCATTGAAGATGAAACCGGGTTTGCTAACCTGGTTGTATGGTTCACCATATTTGAGAAATACCGCAAAGTGATCCTGCAGTCCCGACTGCTAATGGTAGCAGGTAAATTACAGATTGAAGGCGAGGTCATCCATGTGGTTGTCAATGCCTGTTTTAATATGAATGAACTAATGGTGCCCGATACAGGCGGGCGCAATATCGGATCTGTCCGTAAGCCGATGGATATTGGGAAAAAGAATGGTGGCGAAACTGTACAGGGGGAACTTTTCCCATCAAGGGATTTTAAGTAG
- a CDS encoding DEAD/DEAH box helicase, protein MTFKELNISEPILKALSNKKYENPTPIQEKAIPTALKGGDLLGIAQTGTGKTAAFAIPIIQQLEEAPFSVRRREIKALILTPTRELAIQIGESFWDYSQYTSLRQAVIFGGVNQKPQVDKLRRGVDILVATPGRLLDLINQKHISLDHIRHFVLDEADRMLDMGFIHDIKRLLPMLPKQKQTLFFSATMPSEISKLSRSILQNPVTIRIVPVSSATDMIEQHLYYVERQKKNQLLISLLRQDLNKSVLIFSRTKRGADKIAKVLNNNRIECEAIHGNKSQVARQRALSNFKSGRTSVIVATDIAARGIDIANLELVINYDLPDVAETYVHRIGRTGRAGQRGTALSFYSQDEHIMVRNIQRLTGKKLNPVSA, encoded by the coding sequence ATGACATTTAAAGAATTAAATATTTCAGAGCCAATATTAAAAGCTCTGTCAAACAAAAAATACGAAAATCCTACTCCTATTCAGGAGAAGGCCATTCCCACTGCCCTAAAGGGTGGGGACTTGCTCGGAATTGCCCAAACAGGTACGGGAAAAACAGCAGCTTTTGCCATTCCGATTATACAACAGTTGGAAGAAGCTCCGTTTAGCGTGCGAAGAAGAGAGATAAAAGCATTAATACTTACACCAACCAGGGAATTAGCCATACAAATTGGCGAAAGCTTCTGGGATTATTCGCAATATACAAGTCTTCGGCAGGCGGTTATTTTTGGTGGGGTAAACCAAAAACCACAGGTAGACAAACTAAGACGCGGAGTTGATATTTTGGTCGCTACTCCCGGACGGCTACTCGACCTGATCAACCAAAAGCACATTTCGCTCGATCACATCCGGCATTTTGTGTTGGATGAAGCCGACCGCATGCTTGACATGGGCTTTATACACGATATAAAACGTTTGTTGCCAATGTTGCCAAAACAGAAACAAACACTGTTTTTCTCGGCTACAATGCCGTCAGAAATTAGTAAACTTTCGAGATCGATTTTGCAGAATCCGGTTACAATAAGAATTGTTCCGGTATCTTCTGCCACCGACATGATTGAGCAACATTTGTATTATGTGGAAAGACAGAAAAAGAACCAACTTTTGATTTCGCTGCTAAGACAGGATTTAAACAAGTCGGTTTTAATTTTTTCACGTACTAAACGCGGTGCCGATAAAATTGCGAAAGTGTTGAACAACAACCGGATTGAATGCGAAGCCATACATGGAAACAAATCGCAAGTTGCACGGCAAAGAGCATTATCGAATTTTAAATCAGGAAGAACAAGTGTGATTGTTGCGACCGATATCGCTGCCAGGGGGATTGACATTGCCAACTTGGAACTCGTAATAAATTACGATCTGCCTGACGTGGCCGAAACATATGTACATAGAATCGGACGCACCGGACGTGCAGGACAACGAGGAACAGCGCTTTCATTTTATTCTCAGGACGAACATATAATGGTTCGGAATATACAACGGCTGACCGGGAAAAAATTAAATCCGGTATCAGCTTAA
- a CDS encoding ArdC family protein yields MNSSFDIYEMVNNLIIERLEAGVIPWQIPWKIETALPQNMVYRKLYRGFNFWYLLTVTKQYGSPFFLTFKQVKELGGHVLKGEKGFPVIFWKLLDIEEKDGNVDQVPFLRYYTVFNLKQTEGIDESKMPETEAHDHEFDPIADAEQLIEFWDDSPEIKLNQSHAYYSPIKDCVGMPDSRSFFYDEQYYSTLFHELIHSTGHARRLNRHEKLPDHQFGSRDYSQEELVAEMGAAYLCYMIGIENATIDNSASYIKSWIGKFKEDKKMLLIASSQAQKAVDYILEHQSKPNWPANTNQAGQLAEAV; encoded by the coding sequence ATGAATTCTTCATTTGATATTTATGAAATGGTTAACAACCTGATTATCGAACGCCTTGAAGCAGGTGTCATTCCGTGGCAGATACCGTGGAAAATAGAAACTGCACTCCCTCAAAATATGGTTTACCGTAAATTGTACCGTGGTTTTAATTTCTGGTACCTGTTGACAGTGACAAAACAATATGGTTCCCCATTTTTCCTGACTTTCAAACAGGTCAAAGAACTGGGTGGCCATGTTTTAAAAGGTGAAAAAGGTTTCCCGGTTATATTTTGGAAGCTTTTGGATATAGAGGAAAAAGATGGCAATGTTGATCAGGTTCCTTTCCTCCGTTATTATACGGTTTTCAATCTGAAACAAACCGAAGGGATTGATGAAAGTAAAATGCCGGAAACAGAAGCTCATGACCATGAGTTTGACCCGATTGCCGATGCGGAACAATTAATTGAGTTCTGGGACGATAGTCCGGAGATCAAACTGAACCAGTCCCATGCGTATTATTCACCTATAAAGGATTGTGTCGGGATGCCTGATTCCCGGTCATTCTTTTATGATGAACAATATTATTCAACCTTGTTTCATGAACTTATCCACTCTACGGGACACGCCAGAAGGTTAAACCGTCATGAGAAATTACCCGACCATCAGTTTGGCTCAAGGGATTATAGTCAGGAAGAGTTGGTCGCTGAAATGGGAGCTGCGTATTTGTGCTATATGATCGGTATTGAAAATGCCACTATTGATAATAGCGCTTCCTATATCAAAAGCTGGATTGGTAAATTTAAGGAAGATAAAAAGATGCTGCTGATAGCTTCGTCGCAGGCTCAAAAGGCAGTGGACTATATCCTGGAGCATCAATCCAAACCAAATTGGCCTGCAAATACAAACCAGGCCGGACAATTGGCGGAGGCAGTTTAG
- a CDS encoding NAD(P)H-dependent flavin oxidoreductase: MTKSFFLGNKEIKLPVIQGGMGVGISLSGLASAVANEGGVGVISSAGLGLLYKQSPPDYLKDSIWGLKEEIRKARELTKGTIGVNIMVALSNFADMVRTSIAEKADVIFSGAGLPLDLPSYLTEGSKTLLVPIVSSGRAAKVICQKWQTNYNYLPDAFVVEGPKAGGHLGFKREQIEDENYALEKLIPEVVSVTSAYNQEKVIPVIAAGGITTGEDVLRIMELGASGVQIGSLFVPTQECDASQLFKQSYVSSSQKDTMIIQSPVGMPGRALDGNFIRSVNEGKERPKKCPFQCIKTCDYTKSPYCIIMALYNAAKGNMNKGYAFAGANAYLAEKISSVKEVVQQLKKEFADAQKKDYQLTKYSSIAIRDILADS; encoded by the coding sequence ATGACAAAATCGTTTTTTTTAGGGAACAAGGAAATCAAACTCCCGGTTATTCAAGGTGGCATGGGGGTAGGAATTTCGCTTTCCGGATTAGCTTCAGCAGTTGCAAACGAAGGAGGTGTGGGCGTAATATCAAGCGCCGGCTTGGGATTGCTATACAAACAATCGCCCCCTGACTATTTAAAAGATAGTATTTGGGGTTTAAAAGAGGAAATACGCAAAGCACGTGAATTAACCAAAGGTACTATCGGCGTAAATATAATGGTTGCATTATCGAATTTTGCAGATATGGTACGAACCTCCATTGCAGAAAAAGCAGATGTAATATTCTCAGGAGCAGGTTTGCCGTTAGACTTGCCCTCTTATCTGACTGAAGGGAGCAAGACATTACTCGTTCCTATTGTTTCGTCAGGCCGTGCTGCAAAAGTTATTTGTCAGAAATGGCAAACAAACTATAACTATCTTCCCGATGCGTTTGTTGTAGAAGGTCCTAAAGCAGGAGGACATCTTGGGTTCAAAAGAGAACAGATTGAAGACGAAAACTACGCACTCGAAAAATTAATTCCTGAGGTTGTATCAGTTACGTCGGCCTACAATCAAGAGAAAGTAATTCCGGTTATTGCAGCAGGAGGAATTACAACAGGCGAAGATGTATTGCGCATTATGGAACTTGGTGCTTCGGGAGTACAAATTGGCAGTTTGTTTGTTCCCACGCAGGAATGCGATGCGTCACAATTATTCAAGCAATCTTATGTAAGCTCATCACAAAAAGATACGATGATCATCCAAAGCCCGGTAGGAATGCCCGGGCGTGCCCTTGATGGTAACTTTATCCGAAGTGTAAACGAAGGCAAAGAACGCCCAAAGAAATGCCCGTTTCAGTGCATAAAAACATGCGATTATACAAAAAGTCCTTATTGCATTATCATGGCACTTTATAATGCAGCAAAAGGAAATATGAATAAAGGCTATGCATTTGCAGGAGCCAACGCTTACCTGGCAGAAAAAATCAGCAGTGTTAAGGAAGTGGTACAACAACTTAAAAAAGAGTTTGCTGATGCGCAAAAAAAAGATTATCAACTAACAAAATATAGCTCTATTGCTATACGTGATATCTTGGCGGACTCATGA